Genomic segment of Drosophila takahashii strain IR98-3 E-12201 chromosome X, DtakHiC1v2, whole genome shotgun sequence:
TAGTTTACCAACGATTGTCTAGACTCTAGAGGATCTTAAAATGGGGTTCagtttaaaatgaataatGGTGGAGGATCATTAATAAACTCATAAAGATGCTGTTTAAAAGAATAAAACTGttcaataaactttttaaatacttaaatataGGACCTTATGTTATGAAAACCGTTGGTTTTTTCATGAGAAGATtatattccttaaaaaaagCCCAAGTTATAACGATTGACAAGTGCATATCCCATTTGtctataaaatctttaaagaaattcaaatgCAGAACCATAAAAACGTCCAATATGTCCACTAAACAAAACTAATACTGATCGATTGGCAAATTTaacatacaaaataaactcCATCAGcatttacaattacaattttaaatcgcTAGCACAGATAgattttttcagtgtagttGCCTAATGCAGTTTTCGTGTTCAACTCAAAGAGATAATTGGAATACAATAGCGAAAAGGCGGTAAACTAGTACTTTTATCTAACCAATTGGCAATCTTGAAGATCATTTTACAACAAGAGATAGCAGTGTACTTATGATTTACGTTTTaagtgaatttttaatatatttaatggcGAGGAACATGGAAAATGGctggaaaataattatatattttgatttgCTTTCTTTATAacgaattattataattataattaataaagaaaagcTCAGAACTCTTCCTTAAAGAGAATTTATCGTAAAGAATCGTAGTTCCAGAATATTTACAACGATTAAACCCCctagaaaataaaacactTATTTTACACTGGTTCCTGCAACTTTAAGTTTAATATCAAACTCATCTCCTGGCTTAATGGTACAATTGCTTTCGTTTAACACTGCCCCAAACGCGGGAGCACACACAACACACCCGGTATATCACAAGCACACACCCGCATATCTATAAATATGCGGAATACTAAATCTCGGCTACATAATACgtgataatttatatatatatgtatatggaaACTAACGAACTACATATGATGATGGCAAGTTTctgtgttttgtgtgtgttttttttctgttaaatTACATTCTAACTAGGGGCTCCAGCCGCCGGTTGGCCTTTAAATGCATCCTCGTGGCATCCTCCGGCACGCACATCTTTGGTAGAGGCTTCTCCTCGCTTTCGTTTTCCTTCTTTTCCATCAAATGCCCAGCTTGCGCCAGAGATTGTGCATCCGTCCGCCGGTGGCGAAGATGCTGCGCAGCATAAAGACCTGAATGAGGCCGACGCCGATCATGGCGCTGATCTGCAGCATGGACCAGTGGTTGACCTTCTGGAAGTTGGACTCGGCCAGGTTGCGATCACGTGCCTCGTGCGAGCGCAGGACATCCTGCAGCTGGCGGGCCTTGTTCAGCTGCAGCCGGATGCGTCCGATGAAGTCCATGATGTCCTGCACCTTCATGTCGTAGTACTCATCGCGTGAGAGGCCCGTCAGTTCGTCCACCTCGCTCCACTGGGCGTCGCCGCGCAGCTCCTCGCCCTCGCGCTCCACGATCAGCTCGAAGAAGACCGTCTTGCGGTTGAACATGCTGAAGCTGTTGTCGAAGCAGAACCGATAGTCGCCCTCCTTGGCCACCTCGTGCCGATGCACGTTCTCCGGCTTCTTGAAGTCGCTCACGATGACCAGACCAATGGGATCCAGCAGGGTGAAGCTGATGTCCAGGTCGCCGTGGCCGCCGTCGATCACCTGGTACTCAAAGTCGATCGTCTCGCCCTGGCGCACCGAGTGGTACAGGCACTCCGTCTTGCCGGCGTCCACATAGACGGTCATCTCCTTGTCGTAGGCCTCCGCATCCTGGATGAAGCcgccgagcagcagcagcagcagcaggagtcCTGCAGGCATTCCCCGCCAGATCTGCAGGCAGTGACGCAGGAGGTAATGAGTAATGGTGGCTAAATTTAGCCGGCGTTTATCTTACCGCTTGCATTGTGAGCTGCTTggcctaaaattaaaaaatacaaaatgctCGAGCAGGTAGTGTGACCGTTTGCCGTGCACAATACGAATTGAATGGTCGCACTTTAGCTATAGCGCGGCCAAGTCAGCTACTTTGTAGCcagatttaaacaaatttgttattatttagtttaaaatgcttttgttattattaaattatatcaagaccaatttttatttgatttgtaaaccatttaaagtttctaCTACAAGtaccttaaaaaataaattcgacAAAATATATGTCAAACTATTTCGACTATTTTcactatttttatataaacttaaacttaaaactaaaacttaattaaagcttaaaagaattatataataacagcaacattttagaaaaatagcTAATAGCTTTtagctaaaggctttagcaacattttaaataccaGATCTGGCCGCACTGCATAGTTAAATGTAACGGATTCTGTCAAGAGCGGCAAATTTGAAtggagaaattaaaaaaagcttaAGAACCTGTCTTCTAGTagtagtttatatttatatagattACTATCTatctattcatttatttatatagataaacatttatttgcagGAACTTTGAatctaatttttgttttattaatcatataataaaaataaaaataagttttaagattaaaataactaatacAAAAACTAGtggatttttaataaagcGAGTGAAaagagctttaaaaaaaaaaagacttaaAATCAAGTCACCTAAAAATTAATCCAAACTTTATTCAATTCGAATTTTCACAATTGATCCTTAATAGTCAATAGAGCTGAAAAAATAGTAAGCAACCagataaaaaactaaattaaaaacatataattgcaaacaaaaaaatatttaaaaaagttatataatTTCAGAACCTTTTTAATCGGTATTTTATAGAACCGATCGCCGCCTCGCAAGGTCACACTTTCCCGGCCGAGAATTAAGCTCGAAAGAaaacttggaaaaataaaggaaaacgtCAACAATAAATCGGAAAAGAGACGGCTATACGGGATTGGGCGATCACGTGGAGAGGTCTGATGCCACGAAGAGCTAGCACTTGAATATATGAAGATCCGAGATGAAGATCCGAACGAGGAGGAGCCTTTCCTTCGCCGGCTGCGGCTTCCTGGGCATCTACCACGTCGGAGTGGCCGTCTGCCTGCGCCAACATGCGCCCCAACTGCTGCTGGAGAGGATTGCCGGCGCCTCCGCCGGAGCTTTGGCCGCCTGCTGCCTGATCTGCGACCTGCCGCTGGAGTGCATGGCCGAGGACTTCCTGCGGGTCGTCCAGGAGACGCGGCGCCACTCGCTGGGCGCCTTCAGTCCGTGGTTCAACCTGCCGGAGTGCCTCCTCGAGGGGATGCACCGCCGCCTGCCGGCGGACGCCCATCGGCGGGTCAGCGGACGCCTGCACATCTCCCTCACCCGCGTCAGCGATCGCTGCAACGTGGTCATGTCGGAGTTCGACTCCCGCCAGGAGCTCCTCCAGGCCCTCATGTGCTCCTGCTTCATTCCCGGTCTCTCGGGGCTGCTTCCCCCGCAGGTGGGTTAATTACCaagttttaaaactatttcaaGATCACTTTGGAATTCGGAaaaattcctatttttaccaaaaacacaaatcccaattttccacaaaaaaaaatcgttttttggtCGAAACAATGGAagtattgatccaaatatggattgtcataccttccCGAAATCGTTATTAAATAACccatcgattggcatttaaacctggacattttattttttggccaattttcgcaaaaaatcatgatgtgcccccttaaaaaaaattaaaaatttacgaaaattttattttttcaaaatcacacggaaagtgtcaaggttttattatttattttgttatctgttcaaaacagtatgtatttttggtgtaggaccatttttggccaagttatagcaaaaaaccaaaaaggaaaaattcctATTTgtaccaaaaacccagattaATATTATACGAtacaaaatatagaaaaatggtTTAATATACTtaaactcaactcaactcaattCTCTAATAATTCAGAATCTAAACAAGAAACTATTGTTTATTTCCCTTAAGGTCAAAGGAGTTCGCTACATGGATGGCGCCTTCTCGAACAATCTGCCTTTGCTGGACGAGCACACCGTGACCGTGAGTCCCTTTTGCGGGGAGAGTGACATATGTCCGCGGGATCAGAGCCCCCATCTGCTGCAGCTGAACATCAATTGGGCCAACACTTGCATCCGGCTGTCCAGGAGGAACTTAAGGCGGATGGTGCGAATCCTGCTGCCGGGCAGAGCGGACTTCATGGCCAATTTCTGTCAGCAGGGATACGACGATGCGTTGCACTTTCTGCGCCGGAATAGCCTGCTCAAAGAGGGATTCAGGGTCAAGGAGAAGATCATGATCAGTTGGATCCATCAGCAGGAGGAGAGGGAGAGAGCGCGAGGCGAGAGCCCCAGGGTTTTGGAGAAAGCTGTTAAGGAAAAGAAGTCCCAAGAGCAGATGGATAGGAAGCAGAATCGCAGGAATCGAAAGCAGAAGCCTCAAAGGCAATATCTGCAGAGTCCTTTGAAAAATCAGCAAGAGAAGAAGAATGTAAGGAGTCAGGAAGAAAGGATCAGGAAAGAAAACTATCCGAAGAAAGCTACAACGACGCGGGAGAATCATCTAGAGAAGAGCCTAAATCTGACGCCCCAGGAGGAGCAGCATTGCTCCCTCATAGGCTCCACCTGGTCACTCCTCCGTCGCGTGATGACCGCTCCGCCGCTGGCCAGGCACATGGTCCAAATGATCGCCCGTCGCCTCAGCCGCAGTCTCACGCTCTGCGAGCAGCCGCACTTTGATCTCGCTCTGATGCAGGCaccctccacctcctcctcgagCAGCCACTGCCCCCCATCGACGCCACTGGGTGATAGCGATAACGGTGATAGCAAAGTCAAGGCCAAGCGAGTGTGCGAGGCCAGCCAAGTGGAAGCGGGAGATCAGATGGCTGAAGACGAGGGACATTAGGCGCCAATGGCCTTATCAGCGATCGTCGATCGATCAGTTGGCAATTGATTTTGATACCTGTTACCGCAATTGCTTTGATTTAATTAGCCAACTATTCGGTGGTTTGTTTTCTTGAATATTATGTTCAATGTTTTTagcttgtgttttttttattaactgcTGTGTCCGAAATAAAGCCTAAAAAATGTGCCGTAAGCTTGTAGAAATGGGAAATTTTTATTGCAGTTTAAAGGCAGAAAACTTAAGATCAATTTTGTGTacctaatttttttatatataggcGTTTTAATTACTGATTGTGATATCAAATATTTGGTGGTTTTTTATCTGAAATAttatgttaaatgttttaaccttgtgtttttttttattagctgCTGTATCCGAAATAAAGActaaaaatgtacaataagCTTGTAGAAATgggaaatttgtatttaagttcAGAGAGAGAAAGCTTAAGAtcaattttgtatataaaaaaagttagaACTATAGAACGTATACTTTTAAGAACAAATGTAGATTTGCGTTGATTCTTCAGGCGCAAAACAAGGAAtctttttgagatttttttataatttgcctATTTGAAACCAAAAGCCAGAATAATGACTGCCCGCTGCATTGCACTCGGTTCTTCTATCCGAATAAACTGATATAACCTCCGGATCCGATTCGGATTCTCTGACGCATGTAGATTCTAATCGGCAAAGTGCAACGCAAGAGAGAAATGTGCACTCCgagatcagagaagtcggcgTATTAATACAAATACCCGTGAAATATCATACTCAATAATCAAAAGCGAGAGAATGAATAATAAGAATCACGCCACTTTCTGCACTTTGCACCGCAGGccatctcgctcgcactcgTGCTGATTGAaggatgccacgccccccagcagGGGCACATCCTGAGGCTTTATCGTCCCCTCTCGCTCTTGTTGTTCTCCCGACTCttccctctctctttttcgTGTTTCTATAAagtcattcaatttttttttataatacgtACATAATACTTGATTACGTTTATAGTTGGAACGCCTTTATGGGTCTTcttctccctctccctctcgctCTCACCCTCTTTCTCCGCGATAAGAATTGTCGTTGCCAACTGAAGACTGGAAGACCAGACCTCGTCATCGTCGCTTCGGGAAGAATCGGAATCTGGGGGGCAGATCGGATCGGGGAGGcagggtccaaagtccgggcCCATTAACATCTTTACACGCGGGCCCCCCTCGTGGAGGTAGAGCTATGTACACCTTGCGGTTGGCATTTCCATTACATTAGGCTACCCAATAACGATCATTACCGCCATGATCATTGAATGGGCCGGCAAAAACGATCGGTGCAATGCACTTACACAGGGGATAAAAAGCAGAGGACTGGGATTTTCCAATCAAgtataatatttagaaaaacccATGCACTGTCTATAAGGCAAATCCTCTATAAGTTCTTTCTTGTCTTCTAGACATTAAAGAATGGGTTTAGGAATGGTTCTTCAATCAATTGCTCTTGAATTAAAAACCTCTTGAACTGTTTTTCAATAGAGAATGGAATTTTTTTGGGATTACTAGTGGGAAGAATTAGTCATCAGaataataactatattttaaaaatactcctAATCCAATGTTTTTCCtgagtacaaatatttttaaatgttttattagaAATTACCTTATTTCTTCTTGTGCACAATACATTCATCGACTGCGGTTTCGGGAACCCGTCGAGCAAGTCACGGTTCCATTGGTTCCCCAAGAAATACCAAGATCTCAGCGAAGCCCTTTTCGAACAAACCAGACTCATGAATATTTCGAGCCCAATTGGATTTCGCAAAACTCAAAATTATGCCAAGTATGCTGGGCTCCGAGGTCTGAGATTGATTCCCCAGGGGGACTGGAACTGGAACTTTGTCCAGACTATGTCTGTGTGGCATGTTCCTCTGGTCGGGAGCGCAAATTAAAGCGATCGGCATACAAATGAGCTGGATATTCGAAGGCGGTTCGGGAGAGGAGGTGGATCGAAATGAAAAGGAAATTCTGAGGGGCCGACGTCGACGTTTTGCCCAATCTGAAGACGGATAATTGCACGGCCATTAACGCCGTCATTATCGACAGGGACAGAGTCACAAGTCCAATGGGACAGTCCGGTTCAAGACAGTGGGATCTTAGTAGGAACTTTGATCTTAAggtgttttaaatgtttttaacaaataattatcatcataattaacttttcaaatataaaaaatttaaatatttctaaattatatGATAAGCTTTTATAGATTTAGTATAGTAATTTTCCAAAGTATAATTAtagatattatatatataattattaaggcgttttaaatgtttttaacaaataattaaaatcatatttaacttttaaaatatataaaaaattgaaatcttTCTAAATTATATGATAAGTTTTTATAGATTTCGTATAGTTACTTTCCATGATACAATTAAAGATATTATACcacaaaatgtcgatgttttGAGTTTAAGTTATTAAGATATTATTAACGGATCTCTATAGCtaagaaattgttttttcagCTCGAAAATCCGCAAAACGCACTTTAATATCACATGTTCGTAAACACATATATACAGAGGCCTTATCTCGACAGCGAGTGCTCCATAAATTCATTCGCTGCAGCGCTCCGGCAATTACGAGGACTGAACTCTATATAAATCAGCGGACCGGGGAGTGCTGTCCCGATAAGGCGCCTAATCAGATAGGGGCTAGAACCTATAACGCTTATCGTTCGCGTTCCTCGAGTGGCAGAAGAAATAATTGAAAGAAATTCGCTGGCAattttcttgttcttgttccAGTTTTGCGTTGgttctttttattaatatttaatattatcaatctAGTTGTTTAGAGCAAACATTATGGCTAGGTTCTCCATACAAttgttatgtatatatatggtTATATATATTAGGCATAATTCATTTTCATTAGCAATTAGACATCATCTGGTTGGGCTCCCAGCGAGCGTacaatggaaattaaatagaTATAGAAATAGCATTagattacgtatacgtatagCTAAACCACACTATGCCGACGTGTGCGTACGTttctttatattatatattatatatgtgtgtatatatatcaGGCATATATaggtgtatatatattatgtatTATTCAATGCATGCGTGGCACTTTAGCACAGCTAAAAttgacgaaaaaaaaacgctcTCCTCTGACTCCCGATCTCTGCGACTACTATATCTTACAACTAGGTTGGTGGTGAGGGCTAttcttcaaataaatatttacaaagcaGGTTGCGCAGGTTTTGGGGGAGGGGGCCTTCTCCACTTTAGATGATCCATTATGGGAGTACTACTTGtattacccaaaaaaaaaaaagggggaaattataaaatacattatAAAATGGGCGGCGTGGGTGGGTGGTGTGTGGGGTGGTCTTGGTGTGTGAAATAGGATAATATCTAGCTAAAGATATAGTTGTAGatgggctgctgctgctgttaatCCACTACTGAGACGAAACCGCCGCCGCCTGTTTGCTTTTGGCCACAACCGCCGCGTTGTTGCTGGTGGAACTGGTGTTACTGCTGGAAGTGGTGGGTCCAAAAGGCGAACAGTTggtgtcgctgctgctgcccgaCTGCTCCACATTCGTGCCCATCGACGAGTTAATAAAGTTGATGTACTGATGCAACTTGAGGGCGGCTATCAGGGAGCTCAGATAGTCGTTGATGTTGCCCTTCTGGACCTGCTTGATCTGTCGGGAGACATTTCGATAGACGCGACGCGAGATCTTGTTGGATAGCCGTCCAACTGTCTGTACTGTGTGTAGGACTGGATCCTCGCTGGCGGGAACTGGCACTACAAGCAAGAGAGAGACAATCACCATTAACGAGGATAGTAGATAATAGTTATTTATGGGTTATAAACAGGTCTTTAGTTAGTAGCTGTAGTGACTGTGAAGCTTGTGTGTGCTTACCATAAACTTGTTGAGTTCCCTATCGATAATGCCTATGATCTCTGGATTTCTTCTAACGTACTCAACAATTTCGGTTATGATTTTCAGGGACATGGACAGAAATACCGTCGAGGCGGCCACTAAGAATCTATCATCAATCTCTTGATCGTGATCCTGGTCGTAGCTCTCCCCAACAACAATAACTAACAAATGGCATAGAGaaagagagatagagagagattaatttagaaaattagTGACACTTTTTGGGAGACGGGAATTGGTTATTTAAAGTtagggggggcgtggccaggaccaggatcaggatcgggaggtttttttttgggttgggGCATTCGCAGGCTAATCAACATTTATCCCTCAactcgaaatcgaaatcgtaAATATTTCTGCACAAGTATTATATccccattttgttttatttttgtgtgtgaAATTATTGCCATGCTTGATTAGTATtcatgctttttttttattattatttacttgcTATTTTTATGTTAGTGGtggacaaacaaacaaacgatcGAACGAACGAACAAAAGATCGGATTCGGGGATCGGGAACTTACTGTCATTTTCAGAACTCTTGCCATTCTGCACGACGGCATTTTGTTTATCATCTgagaattaaaaatatttacgatTTATATTTAGCATTTTGTTTACACAccgctcaaaaaaaaaagtaaaaagtggGGGCAGCAGAAGACAAACAAGCAAATTTTTAGCTTTCGGGCCAACAGATGGAAATGGAAGGAAGTCAATAAATAATGTTCTTCGACATCcaaggtttttaaataaaactgagCTAGATTATATTACTGGTTTTTgggaaaataaaccaaaaactaAAGCCAGTCCTTTggaaactttttctttaaagtaTGTATTATTGGCACAATGAAgtaatgtttaaattttggtTGATAAGTTTAATAAgacatttacattttcaatCGAATCAATTCTCTGAATTAGTTTTAGTGATGTTTATGGTCTTATGTAATCCATTTTAttagatatttatatattattataatatattctaGAATAATATTCTGATTATTTATCTATTCTTTACTAcgattttcatattttctttaaactttaaatttttaaaatggaaaaacccCCTATTTCTATAGATCTTCCTAGCAACACTCACCATTATCCTCCTCCACATCAGACTCGCACTTGGGGAAGTAGTATTCCAGGAGGCGCTCGGCCAGCGCCGTCGTGGTGTCCACTCCATTCACCGCCAGGCTGCCGTACTGGGTGGCCAGGACCTCGTTGGCCTTCTGCCAGGCGAGATCCTTCAGCGAGGCGGCCTTCTGCTGCCCGGCGGCCTTGAACTTGACCACGCGCTCCAAATGCGGCTGCACCACATCGATCACCTTGCTCTTGGCCTGGTTGTAGATCTCCTGCGGCGTGTCCTTGATGATCGGCGCCTTCACCTCCAGCTTGTCGATGCCCTTGACGAGGGTCTGGTCCACATAGGCGATGGGTCGGTCCAGTTTGGTGACGAAGGGAGCCGCCGTTGTCACCGCGCGCGTCACACAATCCTCGGCCGCCGTTAAGGCCCATTCAAAAACGCGGTTCTTGccttaaaaaggaaaaaatattatgatataatagtgatatttataaaatatattagaaaAAAGTTGAATTCCAATCATAAGATAAATGTAATTTACCTAGAGATtactttaatttgaaatttcgaaATGTTCTAGAACTGTATAGAAATTCCCCGCAAGGAGTTCGCTTATCAGTTGCAAccgtaatataataataataataataatatggcATTTCTGACTGATAAGCAACTGCGCAGTTCACGATCCCCAGGGCCCCTTGGACCCCTATTCTATCTGTCTGGGCCCGCGAGTTTAGACTTTGATAGTTCGTCACTCGGCAAACACATCATCCAATTCCAATTTCAATCCCAGCgactgcagcaacaacaactgcgaAATATCACAAACAAGTCGAAAGTCCAACTAaagttgttgcttttgttgttggggCCACAGAGAGCCCCATAGCACTAGTGCTGCCATCTTAAGGTGTTTATAGCCAAATCtagcttttatttatttaatttatatttttttgagtactaaaaaatatgagtattgataacaaattgtaaatttattagattttgtctctaatttgatatttttaaataaattttcctaTTGTCGATTTATTTTAGTCCTCTATAATTCTCAAtttcaaaatgaaataaattaaaataaacagttaattttaaaaatattctttaatgaATTTACCTAATTCTATATAAATATCCATTTATTAGAAAAACAGCACAGCTTTTAATGCTGgaactttttttgaaaaccaacTAGCTATAATTTTTAGCTAGCTTATAATGCAATTCTAGCTTTCTTTTGCGTCACAGCTGGCAGCACTGTCGGTGCCAGTGGCGTGGCCGTTGGGTCTGCTTTGCTTCCATCTGACAGCGAAACGAGCCCCCTTTTGCGGGCGGGCGCCTCTGCGACTGCAGCCTACGTGCGGTGGCCTTTTTGTCGCCCCCTCTCCCTCGCACCCTCTTTCGCTGTTggtgttttttctttattattatgtaaatTTCGAACGAACTTTGAACGCGGCGCGTCACGAGGGCAAAGTGCCGgcgcttttaattttttgttgctaggtcatggttgttgttgtcgctgtgATTTCGATTATTGAACGACCGGCAATCAATTAACATCAATTGAGCTTAATTTCTGaccaattacaaaaaaaaaacagaaaaaacctCTATGTGGGTTTCGAATTCGAATTGCAACTCGAATTAAAATGGCGAAGCGAAGTCGAAAGCaacggtttcggtttcgattACGGTTTCGAttgcatttgttgttgttgctgtctcTATTTTCTATATGTGCCGTTAGGCGGGGCAAAGTAACGGGACCCGCGCGAGTTCAATGCACTCGGATTCGGACTCGGATTCGAATTCGTTTTCGGATTTGTGCACTCACCTTTTACTTTGCCATAGACATCCTGCGACTTGTCCCAGGCCGCATTCACCACCGGCAACTTGATGATCCTCTCGAGGGACTCGAGATGCGGCAACAGGTCCTTGGCATCCTTGGGCTGCTCCACCTCGTTGGCCGTTCCATTGCCAGCTGTTCCATtcccggcggcggtggcgtgTTTCTGCTCTGCACTGGCCatgatcttttttttttcgtgtcttgtcttttcactttttctttcttttgccccTCTCTCTATCAAGCTCTTTCGCTTGCCACCGCACTTTTCTTTTCTCCTCGtttcttttctttcacgaaCAAAAAAACAGCTTAACGTGCGTGCgtatgggtgtgtgtgtgtgtgtggggggtACTTGGAGCACTTCTCTTTAGTTTTTAGCACTTTTTGGCACGTCTGCACACGTCTGTTCGCTGGGACACTCTGACTGATTTGCG
This window contains:
- the opm gene encoding transmembrane emp24 domain-containing protein 5, producing the protein MQAIWRGMPAGLLLLLLLLGGFIQDAEAYDKEMTVYVDAGKTECLYHSVRQGETIDFEYQVIDGGHGDLDISFTLLDPIGLVIVSDFKKPENVHRHEVAKEGDYRFCFDNSFSMFNRKTVFFELIVEREGEELRGDAQWSEVDELTGLSRDEYYDMKVQDIMDFIGRIRLQLNKARQLQDVLRSHEARDRNLAESNFQKVNHWSMLQISAMIGVGLIQVFMLRSIFATGGRMHNLWRKLGI
- the dob gene encoding patatin-like phospholipase domain-containing protein 4: MKIRTRRSLSFAGCGFLGIYHVGVAVCLRQHAPQLLLERIAGASAGALAACCLICDLPLECMAEDFLRVVQETRRHSLGAFSPWFNLPECLLEGMHRRLPADAHRRVSGRLHISLTRVSDRCNVVMSEFDSRQELLQALMCSCFIPGLSGLLPPQVKGVRYMDGAFSNNLPLLDEHTVTVSPFCGESDICPRDQSPHLLQLNINWANTCIRLSRRNLRRMVRILLPGRADFMANFCQQGYDDALHFLRRNSLLKEGFRVKEKIMISWIHQQEERERARGESPRVLEKAVKEKKSQEQMDRKQNRRNRKQKPQRQYLQSPLKNQQEKKNVRSQEERIRKENYPKKATTTRENHLEKSLNLTPQEEQHCSLIGSTWSLLRRVMTAPPLARHMVQMIARRLSRSLTLCEQPHFDLALMQAPSTSSSSSHCPPSTPLGDSDNGDSKVKAKRVCEASQVEAGDQMAEDEGH
- the Lsd-2 gene encoding lipid storage droplets surface-binding protein 2 isoform X3 — translated: MASAEQKHATAAGNGTAGNGTANEVEQPKDAKDLLPHLESLERIIKLPVVNAAWDKSQDVYGKVKGKNRVFEWALTAAEDCVTRAVTTAAPFVTKLDRPIAYVDQTLVKGIDKLEVKAPIIKDTPQEIYNQAKSKVIDVVQPHLERVVKFKAAGQQKAASLKDLAWQKANEVLATQYGSLAVNGVDTTTALAERLLEYYFPKCESDVEEDNVPVPASEDPVLHTVQTVGRLSNKISRRVYRNVSRQIKQVQKGNINDYLSSLIAALKLHQYINFINSSMGTNVEQSGSSSDTNCSPFGPTTSSSNTSSTSNNAAVVAKSKQAAAVSSQ
- the Lsd-2 gene encoding lipid storage droplets surface-binding protein 2 isoform X1 translates to MASAEQKHATAAGNGTAGNGTANEVEQPKDAKDLLPHLESLERIIKLPVVNAAWDKSQDVYGKVKGKNRVFEWALTAAEDCVTRAVTTAAPFVTKLDRPIAYVDQTLVKGIDKLEVKAPIIKDTPQEIYNQAKSKVIDVVQPHLERVVKFKAAGQQKAASLKDLAWQKANEVLATQYGSLAVNGVDTTTALAERLLEYYFPKCESDVEEDNDDKQNAVVQNGKSSENDMPVPASEDPVLHTVQTVGRLSNKISRRVYRNVSRQIKQVQKGNINDYLSSLIAALKLHQYINFINSSMGTNVEQSGSSSDTNCSPFGPTTSSSNTSSTSNNAAVVAKSKQAAAVSSQ
- the Lsd-2 gene encoding lipid storage droplets surface-binding protein 2 isoform X4 codes for the protein MASAEQKHATAAGNGTAGNGTANEVEQPKDAKDLLPHLESLERIIKLPVVNAAWDKSQDVYGKVKGKNRVFEWALTAAEDCVTRAVTTAAPFVTKLDRPIAYVDQTLVKGIDKLEVKAPIIKDTPQEIYNQAKSKVIDVVQPHLERVVKFKAAGQQKAASLKDLAWQKANEVLATQYGSLAVNGVDTTTALAERLLEYYFPKCESDVEEDNVIVVGESYDQDHDQEIDDRFLVAASTVFLSMSLKIITEIVEYVRRNPEIIGIIDRELNKFMCQFPPARIQSYTQYRQLDGYPTRSRVASIEMSPDRSSRSRRATSTTI
- the Lsd-2 gene encoding lipid storage droplets surface-binding protein 2 isoform X2 — its product is MASAEQKHATAAGNGTAGNGTANEVEQPKDAKDLLPHLESLERIIKLPVVNAAWDKSQDVYGKVKGKNRVFEWALTAAEDCVTRAVTTAAPFVTKLDRPIAYVDQTLVKGIDKLEVKAPIIKDTPQEIYNQAKSKVIDVVQPHLERVVKFKAAGQQKAASLKDLAWQKANEVLATQYGSLAVNGVDTTTALAERLLEYYFPKCESDVEEDNDDKQNAVVQNGKSSENDIIVVGESYDQDHDQEIDDRFLVAASTVFLSMSLKIITEIVEYVRRNPEIIGIIDRELNKFMCQFPPARIQSYTQYRQLDGYPTRSRVASIEMSPDRSSRSRRATSTTI